Below is a genomic region from Cupriavidus taiwanensis.
TCGTGATACCGCAGTTCGGCCGATGCGAGGAAAGAGCGATGAATTTGGCGCAACTGCGTGAAGAGTTGTGCGATTGGATCGCGGGCATTCCTGCGGCTTCCAAGCCTGTCCTCTGCTACGACCACACCGTGGACCTTGACATGCTGCGAGTACTTCTGAGCGGGCGATTGCCGACCGATTGGCGCTTCGAGAATATCCGTGGCCAACTCGACCCTGCACGCCCGTCGGCATACTTTTTTACGGTACGGTGGCGAGCACCACGTGTTGCACGATGCGCGTGCCAATGCATACGCTTGCGGCTTTTAGCCGACGACGCTCGTCCGCCGATGGTCTACGGCATCTACGGCATAAACTCCCAGCCATAGCCTGGGGAGGGCATCCCCCGTCCTTCTTGAGAAATTCGTTGCAGCACGGCGTTGAGTTGCGTTGCCGTGAGCTCGTGACGGTCTTTCAGAAGCTGCGATGCCACTTCAGATGCTGGAACATCCATGACTTTGGCCACAAAGTAGCCGTGGTTTTCCTTCCGGGTGACAATGCCTCGTTCATGCAGGCGAAGAAGGGCTTCATTCAAAGGAGATCGGTATACGCGCAACTTGTCCGCCAGGCGCTGCGCAGGAAGATGTGCGCCAACGGCCAAGTTTTCATTCTGGATAAACGAGATGATGTCGATGGCTGCCGAACTGCACTTGCTCATAGTTGTGCTTGTGGAAATTCCCTTTCTTTAGTGGAGAGATTGTTCCCGTGCGCCTTGCGCCAAAGTCTTCCGCAATATCAAGGGGATGACTCCGCCTTCGCGGAGAAGGTCCACCTCAAGTCGAGTCTCGACAGCGGCCGTCGCCTCAAACGTGTCCACCGTGCCGCTTCGGCGAACAATGCGCACAAGAATGTTGCAGCGAGGTGAGAGTTTATCTGGGGCTGCGTTTATCACAACCATGTCACCCAGTTGAATGTTCAAAGATTGCGGAGTCATACCTTTGGGCATGCGTAAAGGCAATATCCCCATGCCAATGAGGTTGGAGCGGTGAATGCGCTCGAAGCTCAATGCGATGACGGCCCGAATCCCGAGCAGGCGTTGCCCCTTGGCTGCCCAGTCTCGGGACGATCCTGTCCCATAGCGCTCTCCTGCGATCAGCACGACGGAATCTCCATCCCGCCGGTAGCGGTCCGCCACCTCGAAGATTGGCTGAATACCGCCGCTTGGCACATGGACAGTGTGGGCAGTCGGCGCGTCGGGCTGCAGTAGGTTGAGGAGGGTCTTGTTGAAGAAGGCGGCCCGAACCATGACTTCCCAGTTCCCGCGGCGTGACGCGAA
It encodes:
- a CDS encoding GntR family transcriptional regulator gives rise to the protein MSKCSSAAIDIISFIQNENLAVGAHLPAQRLADKLRVYRSPLNEALLRLHERGIVTRKENHGYFVAKVMDVPASEVASQLLKDRHELTATQLNAVLQRISQEGRGMPSPGYGWEFMP